A portion of the Babylonia areolata isolate BAREFJ2019XMU chromosome 4, ASM4173473v1, whole genome shotgun sequence genome contains these proteins:
- the LOC143280890 gene encoding maleylacetoacetate isomerase-like — protein MAKPILYSYFRSSASWRVRIALAMKGVEYDYMPVHLVKEGGEQNKEEYKALNPMSQVPTLIIDGVTLTQSLPIIEYLDETRPGPQILPKDAIKRAQARALAEVINSGIQPLQNLKTLAEFGDKKMEWGKTVISRGFDAFEKMLTSTAGKYCVGDEVTIADLCLIPQCYNAQRFSVDMSSYPTIVRIKEALEKLPAFIAADFKNQPDTPDEMKA, from the exons ATGGCAAAG cCCATCTTGTATTCATATTTCCGGAGCTCTGCGTCATGGAGAGTGAGGATTG CATTGGCCATGAAAGGAGTGGAGTATGACTATATGCCTGTACATTtggtgaaggaaggaggagaacag aaCAAGGAGGAATACAAGGCTTTGAATCCAATGAGCCAAGTTCCAACACTCATCATTGATGGTGTTACGCTCACACAATCG CTTCCGATAATTGAGTACTTGGATGAGACCAGACCAGGCCCTCAAATTTTGCCCAAGGATGCCATTAAGCGAGCACAG GCACGTGCCCTGGCTGAGGTCATCAATTCTGGAATCCAGCCCTTGCAGAACCTGAAGACGCTGGCTGAGTTTGGTGACAAGAAAATGGAGTGGGGAAAGACTGTCATCAGCAGAGGTTTTGATG CCTTTGAGAAGATGCTGACATCCACAGCAGGAAAGTACTGTGTTGGGGATGAGGTGACCATTGCTGATCTGTGCCTTATTCCACAGTGCTACAATGCTCAAAG ATTCAGCGTGGACATGAGCAGCTACCCAACAATTGTCCGCATCAAGGAGGCACTGGAAAAGCTCCCAGCTTTCATTGCTGCTGACTTTAAGAATCAGCCAGACACCCCGGATGAGATGAAAGCCTGA
- the LOC143280889 gene encoding solute carrier family 25 member 45-like isoform X1 produces MAGTNVINDYVAGAIGGCAGMAVGHPLDTVKVQMQTQNPKTAYMGLWDCIRNISHESLSKGFFRGMSWPLVSFGVMNSIFFGTYGGLLQHFSQNVPDSEQPHFQSTFCAGFLATFPTVFIATPIDVVKVTLQAQVGSQPEVPKSGSDYRVLRSKFHRGPLEASVEIVKLSGVKGIFRGFWTQLARDSPANAVYMSSYEMVAYEANEFLPSVPNPFVNFFCGGLAGVLSWIVVMPLDVVKSRMQVDTGSHVYTGFWHCAKKAYREEGWRVFYRGALAVTLRAFPVNAVTLMVYTEVLLALNNTEDVLDA; encoded by the exons ATGGCTGGAACCAACGTCATTAACGATTATGTCGCTGGGGCGATTGGAG GATGCGCGGGAATGGCTGTCGGACACCCGCTGGACACGGTCAAG GTGCAGATGCAGACGCAGAATCCTAAGACTGCCTACATGGGATTATGGGACTGCATCCGGAACATCTCCCACGAAAGCCTG agCAAAGGGTTCTTCCGCGGCATGTCCTGGCCGCTGGTGTCCTTCGGGGTGATGAACTCCATCTTCTTCGGCACCTACGGGGGCCTGCTGCAGCACTTCAGCCAAAACGTCCCGGACTCGGAGCAGCCTCACTTCCAGAGCACCTTCTGCGCGGGCTTCCTGGCCACCTTCCCCACCGTCTTCATTGCCACGCCCATCGACGTCGTCAAGGTCACCCTGCAGGCGCAGGTCGGGTCACAACCGGAGGTGCCCAAAAGTGGCTcgg ATTATAGGGTGCTGCGGTCCAAATTTCACCGCGGACCGCTGGAGGCCTCCGTCGAGATCGTCAAGCTCTCCGGCGTAAAGGGCATCTTCCGGGGGTTCTGGACCCAGCTGGCCCGGGACAGCCCCGCCAACGCCGTCTACATGTCCTCCTACGAGATGGTGGCCTACGAGGCCAACGAGTTCCTGCCGTCCGTCCCCAACCCCTTCGTCAACTTCTTCTGCGGGGGGTTGGCCGGGGTGCTGAGCTGGATCGTGGTCATGCCTTTGGACGTGGTCAAGAGCCGCATGCAGGTGGACACGGGCTCGCACGTGTACACGGGGTTCTGGCACTGCGCCAAGAAGGCGTAccgggaggaagggtggagggtgTTCTACAGGGGGGCCCTGGCCGTCACCTTGAGGGCCTTCCCCGTCAACGCTGTGACTCTGATGGTCTACACGGAGGTGCTTCTGGCCTTGAATAACACTGAGGATGTGTTGGACGCATAG
- the LOC143280889 gene encoding solute carrier family 25 member 45-like isoform X2 — MQTQNPKTAYMGLWDCIRNISHESLSKGFFRGMSWPLVSFGVMNSIFFGTYGGLLQHFSQNVPDSEQPHFQSTFCAGFLATFPTVFIATPIDVVKVTLQAQVGSQPEVPKSGSDYRVLRSKFHRGPLEASVEIVKLSGVKGIFRGFWTQLARDSPANAVYMSSYEMVAYEANEFLPSVPNPFVNFFCGGLAGVLSWIVVMPLDVVKSRMQVDTGSHVYTGFWHCAKKAYREEGWRVFYRGALAVTLRAFPVNAVTLMVYTEVLLALNNTEDVLDA; from the exons ATGCAGACGCAGAATCCTAAGACTGCCTACATGGGATTATGGGACTGCATCCGGAACATCTCCCACGAAAGCCTG agCAAAGGGTTCTTCCGCGGCATGTCCTGGCCGCTGGTGTCCTTCGGGGTGATGAACTCCATCTTCTTCGGCACCTACGGGGGCCTGCTGCAGCACTTCAGCCAAAACGTCCCGGACTCGGAGCAGCCTCACTTCCAGAGCACCTTCTGCGCGGGCTTCCTGGCCACCTTCCCCACCGTCTTCATTGCCACGCCCATCGACGTCGTCAAGGTCACCCTGCAGGCGCAGGTCGGGTCACAACCGGAGGTGCCCAAAAGTGGCTcgg ATTATAGGGTGCTGCGGTCCAAATTTCACCGCGGACCGCTGGAGGCCTCCGTCGAGATCGTCAAGCTCTCCGGCGTAAAGGGCATCTTCCGGGGGTTCTGGACCCAGCTGGCCCGGGACAGCCCCGCCAACGCCGTCTACATGTCCTCCTACGAGATGGTGGCCTACGAGGCCAACGAGTTCCTGCCGTCCGTCCCCAACCCCTTCGTCAACTTCTTCTGCGGGGGGTTGGCCGGGGTGCTGAGCTGGATCGTGGTCATGCCTTTGGACGTGGTCAAGAGCCGCATGCAGGTGGACACGGGCTCGCACGTGTACACGGGGTTCTGGCACTGCGCCAAGAAGGCGTAccgggaggaagggtggagggtgTTCTACAGGGGGGCCCTGGCCGTCACCTTGAGGGCCTTCCCCGTCAACGCTGTGACTCTGATGGTCTACACGGAGGTGCTTCTGGCCTTGAATAACACTGAGGATGTGTTGGACGCATAG